One stretch of Ammospiza nelsoni isolate bAmmNel1 chromosome 21, bAmmNel1.pri, whole genome shotgun sequence DNA includes these proteins:
- the SKA2 gene encoding spindle and kinetochore-associated protein 2, with protein METAVTKLETLFQKAESDLDYIQRRVELEIMKSLPEDTAPEEDPAALLKEIPVLKSRYKSLCARMEKISLERKESMERIRAALGKAMEIEQALQQQTQLENSPLSAAEQTAAQLLNLKTGKEMEFSVQEPSSPGSTDPGSDEEAQSTPLTKEAFLSVPRSRRSIVKLADLNNFYKELFNQEQESSTESFIGEEDEYESH; from the exons ATGGAGACGGCGGTTACCAAGCTCGAGACCCTG TTCCAGAAAGCAGAATCTGATCTGGATTATATTCAGCGCAGAGTGGAGCTTGAAATAATGAAAAGTCTTCCTGAGGATACAGCACCAGAG GAGGacccagctgctctcctgaagGAGATCCCAGTGCTGAAATCCAGGTACAAATCCCTGTGTGCCCGCATGGAGAAGATTTCCCTGGAGCGGAAGGAATCCATGGAGAGGATCCGTGCTGCCCTGGGGAAAGCCATGGAGATtgagcaggcactgcagcagcaaacccagctggag AACTCAcctctgtcagcagcagaacagaCTGCAGCCCAGCTGTTAAACCTGAAAActgggaaagaaatggaattttCAGTGCAAGAG ccATCCTCTCCAGGATCTACAGACCCTGGCTCAGATGAAG AAGCCCAGTCCACCCCATTGACTAAGGAAGCATTTctgagtgtgcccaggagcagaagAAGCATTGTCAAGTTAGCAGACTTGAATAATTTTTACAAGGAGTTATTTAACCAAGAACAAGAG agcagcactgagtcTTTCATAGGTGAAGAAGATGAATATGAAAGCCACTGA
- the PRR11 gene encoding proline-rich protein 11 isoform X3, protein MARYKKCKRKRRSRAKFRVEKKRNAATPRGSVCPSPRSPAPLPLNSSPAPKCSHWPLALPSVKSVVRPLTTAASFLYWWCQSRVTQSFQVVKDTIFPSQVYLRELNTFREKLEKLESEFAKLQGALQMNSVAASPSESSLCQRCHKPVLSAAVGTQMDPPPSASMPVSIPPPPPPPPPPPPPPPPPPLPPPKLPPAPLLLQRGTASKLAAPVKKDGPVHITLKDLLNVKLKKTNSNLRMDKVNWREQSPVKPRRALITVTDLQSVNLRPKSKPSPHAAKSLITSPKNQIDLRKHLKKVNIERSPGGTPLNSKENTECGSGLTPIMTRALRRKFQMAHPKSPSPARLSAANSFDEK, encoded by the exons ATGGCAAGGTACAAGAAATGCAAACGAAAACGAAGATCCCGAGCCAAATTTCGAgtggaaaagaagagaaatgctGCAACCCCCCGGGGCTCAGTTTGTCCCTCTCCACG GtcaccagctcctctccctctgaaCTCATCACCAGCCCCAAAGTGTTCCCACTGGCCTTTAGCCTTGCCCAGTGTAAAAAGTGTGGTCAGACCCTTGACAACAGCAGCATCATTTCTTTACTGGTGGTGCCAAAGCAGAGTTACACAG AGCTTTCAGGTGGTTAAAGACACCATATTTCCATCACAAGTCTACTTAAGGGAACTGAATACCTTCAGGGAGAAGCTGGAGAAGTTGGAAAGTGAATTTGCCAAGCTACAAGGAGCCCTGCAG ATGAACAGTGTGGCAGCTTCGCCTTCAGAAAGTTCCCTTTGCCAGAGGTGTCACAAGCCAgtcctgagtgctgctgtggggacacagatGGATCCTCCACCCTCAGCATCCATGCCTGTGtccatccctcctcctcctcctcctcctcctcctcctcctcctcctcctcctccaccgcCGCTGCCTCCACCCAAactgcctccagctcctctcctcctccaaCGGGGCACAGCCTCTAAACTG GCAGCACCAGTGAAAAAGGATGGGCCCGTGCACATCACCCTCAAAGACCTCCTGAATGTTAAACTGAAGAAGACAAACAGCAACCTGAGAATGGACAAGGTAAACTGGAGG GAACAATCACCAGTGAAGCCACGCAGGGCATTAATTACAGTCACAGATCTACAGAGTGTTAATCTGAGACCTAAATCCAAGCCATCACCTCATGCTGCAAAATCTTTAAT taCCTCCCCTAAAAATCAGATTGATCTTCGGAAGCATCTGAAGAAAGTCAATATAGAAAG AAGTCCTGGTGGCACTCCTCTGAATAGCAAAGAAAACACTGAATGTGGCTCTGGGCTGACCCCAATCATGACACGGGCACTGCGGCGCAAGTTTCAG ATGGCTCACCCAAAGAGTCCCTCTCCTGCACGGCTGAGTGCTGCAAACAGCTTTGatgaaaagtaa
- the SMG8 gene encoding nonsense-mediated mRNA decay factor SMG8: MSLRELLLAAEAGGAAGGEEEVCVVGIFGKTALQLCSEKEALVSTVCDRQVFPLFPEEDPELADGAAGQDGDPATKDYNQLQAYYSQESRVLYLVLTSICDTPQLLRACGDLAAAENREAGPGHPSGGPAPLPHAEAHEFWKHQEKLHCLSLLYLFSVCHILLLVHPTCSFDITYDRVFRALDGLRQKVLPSLKAAIKDCPVGKEWKLNCRPCPPRLLFLFQLNGALKVDPLPSRGQDPCGHLEKPPPKKHSPKRRLQHALEDQIYRIFRKSRVLTNQSINCLFTVPANQAFVYIVAGGPQDGDDPVAMLLDQLRSNCTMRETDSLLAPTLSGPRRYQMMRHGRQQLSFHAESSSSSSSSSGQLVDCTLKEFLWQHVELVLSKKGFEDSVGRNPQPSHFELPTYQKWVAAALKLYEVTIEGKDDDPTCGELSSKIMSSIKVLEGYLDIDTKFSENRCQKALPMAHSAYQSNLPHNYTMTVHKNQLAQALRVYSQHARGPAFHKYAMQLNEDCYKFWSNGHQLCEERSLTDQHCVHKFHLLPKAGEKPEADRNPPILYHNSRARSTGACNCGRKQAPREDPFDIKAANYDFYQLLEEKCCGKLEHINFPIFQPSTPDPAPARDEASPAPPEGEMEKLKEKEPQTQGESTGLSLALSLGQSTGSLGTYPPDAQGAGDTAESHGQSGDSKGEKRPSLVDRQASTVEYLPGMLHSNCPKGLLPKFSSWSLVKLGPAKAYNFHTGLDQQGFIPGTNYLMPWDIVIRTRTEDEGDLDTNSWPAPNKAVPGKRSAVVMGRGRRRDDIARAFVGFEYEDARGRRFMCSGPDKVMKVMGGGPKESALKALNSDMPLYILSSTQGRGLKPHYAQFMRLFVVVPDAPLQITLTPQVQPGPPPCPIFYPEKQEITLPSDGLWVLRFPYAYVTERGPCFPPKESQQLMSYKVLRGILKAITQ, from the exons ATGAGCCTgcgggagctgctgctggcggccgaggcgggcggcgcggcgggcggcgaGGAGGAGGTGTGCGTGGTGGGCATCTTCGGCAAAACCgcgctgcagctctgctccgaGAAGGAGGCCCTGGTGAGCACCGTGTGCGACCGGCAGGTGTTCCCGCTCTTCCCCGAGGAGGATCCCGAGCTGGCGGACGGCGCCGCGGGGCAGGACGGGGACCCGGCCACCAAGGACTACAACCAGCTGCAGGCGTACTACAGCCAGGAGAGCCGCGTGCTGTACCTGGTGCTCACCTCCATCTGCGACACGCCGCAGCTGCTGCGCGCCTGCGGGGACCTGGCGGCCGCCGAGAACAGAGAGGCCGGGCCCGGGCACCCCTCCGgaggcccggccccgctgccccaCGCCGAGGCGCACGAGTTCTGGAAGCACCAGGAGAAGCTGCACTGCCTGAGCCTCCTGTACCTGTTCTCCGTGTGCCACATCTTGCTGCTGGTGCATCCCACCTGCTCCTTCGACATCACCTACGACCGCGTGTTCAGGGCGCTGGATGGGCTGCGGCAGAAGGTGCTGCCCTCGCTGAAAGCTGCTATCAAGGACTGTCCTGTCGGCAAGGAGTGGAAGCTCAACTGCAGGCCATGCCCTCCAcgcctcctcttcctcttccagcTCAACGGGGCTCTGAAGGTGGATCCGCTGCCAAGCAGGGGTCAGGACCCCTGTGGTCACCTGGAAAAGCCACCCCCCAAGAAGCATTCCCCcaagaggaggctgcagcacgCTCTGGAGGATCAGATCTACCGCATCTTCCGCAAGAGCCGCGTGCTGACCAACCAGAGCATCAACTGCCTGTTCACCGTGCCCGCCAACCAGGCGTTCGTGTACATTGTGGCTGGAGGGCCCCAGGATGGAGATGATCCCGTGGCCATGCTTCTCGACCAGCTCCGGAGCAACTGCACCATGAGGGAGACTGACTCGCTGCTGGCTCCCACCCTGTCGGGACCCAGGAGGTATCAGATGATGAGGCACGGCCGGCAGCAGCTCTCCTTCCacgcagagagcagcagctccagctccagctcctctgggcagctcgTGGACTGCACCCTCAAGGAGTTCTTGTGGCAGCACGTGGAGCTGGTGCTCAGCAAGAAGGGCTTTGAAGACAGCGTGGGGAGGAACCCGCAGCCCTCTCACTTTGAGCTCCCAACCTACCAGAAGTGGGTGGCAGCTGCTCTAAAACTCTATGAAGTGACCATTGAAGGCAAGGACGATGACCCCACCTGTGGCGAGCTGAGCTCAAAAATCATGAGCAGCATCAAAGTTTTGGAGGGCTACTTAGACATAGACACCAAGTTCTCCGAAAACCGTTGCCAGAAGGCTCTGCCCATGGCCCACAGCGCCTACCAGTCCAACCTGCCCCACAATTACACCATGACAGTGCACAAGAACCAGCTGGCCCAGGCCCTGCGCGTGTACAGCCAGCACGCCCGGGGCCCAGCCTTCCACAAATACGCCATGCAGCTCAACGAGGACTGCTACAAGTTCTGGAGCAACGGGCACCAGCTCTGCGAGGAGCGGAGCTTGACGGACCAGCACTGCGTGCACAAGTTCCATCTGCTCCCCAAAGCAG GGGAAAAGCCAGAAGCAGACAGAAATCCCCCAATTCTGTACCACAACAGCCGGGCTCGTTCCACTGGTGCCTGCAACTGTGGAAGGAAACAAGCTCCTCGGGAGGACCCCTTTGATATCAAAGCAGCCAATTATGACTTTTACCAG CTGCTGGAAGAGAAGTGCTGTGGGAAACTGGAGCACATCAACTTCCCCATATTCCAGCCAAGCACACCTGACCCAGCGCCTGCTCGGGACGAGGCATCGCCCGCCCCTCCGGAGGGCGAGATGGAGAAACTCAAAGAGAAGGAGCCTCAGACTCAGGGAGAGAGCACAGGCCTGAGCTTAGCCCTGAGCCTGGGCCAGTCCACGGGCAGCCTGGGCACCTACCCACCCGATGCCCAGGGTGCAGGGGACACCGCAGAGAGCCACGGGCAGAGCGGGGACTCCAAGGGCGAGAAGAGGCCGAGCCTGGTGGATCGCCAGGCGTCCACTGTCGAGTACCTGCCCGGGATGCTCCATTCCAACTGCCCCAAAGGCCTTCTGCCCAAATTCTCCAGCTGGTCACTGGTCAAGCTGGGGCCTGCTAAGGCTTACAACTTCCACACAGGCTTAGATCAACAGGGTTTTATCCCGGGGACAAACTATTTAATGCCTTGGGACATTGTCATCAGGACCAGAACTGAAGATGAAGGAGACTTAGACACCAATTCCTGGCCTGCTCCCAACAAGGCTGTTCCTGGGAAAAGGAGCGCCGTGGTGATGGGGAGAGGCCGGCGCAGGGACGACATCGCTCGGGCTTTTGTGGGCTTTGAGTATGAAGATGCACGAGGGAGGAGGTTCATGTGCTCGGGGCCTGACAAGGTGATGAAGGTGATGGGAGGGGGGCCGAAGGAGTCGGCCCTGAAAGCCCTCAACTCCGACATGCCCCTGTACATCCTGTCCTCGACGCAGGGACGCGGCCTCAAGCCCCACTACGCCCAGTTCATGAGGCTCTTCGTGGTGGTTCCTGATGCTCCTCTGCAGATCACCCTGACCCCTCAG GTTCAGCCAGGACCACCACCCTGCCCTATATTTTACCCCGAGAAGCAGGAAATCACCCTTCCCTCTGATGGACTCTGGGTGCTGAGGTTTCCCTACGCCTACGTGACAGAGCGGGGGCCCTGCTTCCCTCCCAAAGAAAGCCAACAGTTAATGAGCTACAAGGTTCTCCGAGGAATCCTGAAAGCAATCACACAATGA
- the PRR11 gene encoding proline-rich protein 11 isoform X1: MRRVGRPAESGAAIGWARRGERFESAAAGAERGPGDGAAPDTPGTPPQVCAVMARYKKCKRKRRSRAKFRVEKKRNAATPRGSVCPSPRSPAPLPLNSSPAPKCSHWPLALPSVKSVVRPLTTAASFLYWWCQSRVTQSFQVVKDTIFPSQVYLRELNTFREKLEKLESEFAKLQGALQMNSVAASPSESSLCQRCHKPVLSAAVGTQMDPPPSASMPVSIPPPPPPPPPPPPPPPPPPLPPPKLPPAPLLLQRGTASKLAAPVKKDGPVHITLKDLLNVKLKKTNSNLRMDKVNWREQSPVKPRRALITVTDLQSVNLRPKSKPSPHAAKSLITSPKNQIDLRKHLKKVNIERSPGGTPLNSKENTECGSGLTPIMTRALRRKFQMAHPKSPSPARLSAANSFDEK; the protein is encoded by the exons ATGCGGCGCGTGGGGAGGCCGGCAGAGAGCGGCGCTGCCATTGGCTGGGCCCGGCGCGGGGAGCGGTTTGAatcggcggcggcgggcgcggagcgCGGCCCGGGGGACGGGGCGGCCCCGGACACCCCCGGGACACCCCcacaggtgtgtgcag TAATGGCAAGGTACAAGAAATGCAAACGAAAACGAAGATCCCGAGCCAAATTTCGAgtggaaaagaagagaaatgctGCAACCCCCCGGGGCTCAGTTTGTCCCTCTCCACG GtcaccagctcctctccctctgaaCTCATCACCAGCCCCAAAGTGTTCCCACTGGCCTTTAGCCTTGCCCAGTGTAAAAAGTGTGGTCAGACCCTTGACAACAGCAGCATCATTTCTTTACTGGTGGTGCCAAAGCAGAGTTACACAG AGCTTTCAGGTGGTTAAAGACACCATATTTCCATCACAAGTCTACTTAAGGGAACTGAATACCTTCAGGGAGAAGCTGGAGAAGTTGGAAAGTGAATTTGCCAAGCTACAAGGAGCCCTGCAG ATGAACAGTGTGGCAGCTTCGCCTTCAGAAAGTTCCCTTTGCCAGAGGTGTCACAAGCCAgtcctgagtgctgctgtggggacacagatGGATCCTCCACCCTCAGCATCCATGCCTGTGtccatccctcctcctcctcctcctcctcctcctcctcctcctcctcctcctccaccgcCGCTGCCTCCACCCAAactgcctccagctcctctcctcctccaaCGGGGCACAGCCTCTAAACTG GCAGCACCAGTGAAAAAGGATGGGCCCGTGCACATCACCCTCAAAGACCTCCTGAATGTTAAACTGAAGAAGACAAACAGCAACCTGAGAATGGACAAGGTAAACTGGAGG GAACAATCACCAGTGAAGCCACGCAGGGCATTAATTACAGTCACAGATCTACAGAGTGTTAATCTGAGACCTAAATCCAAGCCATCACCTCATGCTGCAAAATCTTTAAT taCCTCCCCTAAAAATCAGATTGATCTTCGGAAGCATCTGAAGAAAGTCAATATAGAAAG AAGTCCTGGTGGCACTCCTCTGAATAGCAAAGAAAACACTGAATGTGGCTCTGGGCTGACCCCAATCATGACACGGGCACTGCGGCGCAAGTTTCAG ATGGCTCACCCAAAGAGTCCCTCTCCTGCACGGCTGAGTGCTGCAAACAGCTTTGatgaaaagtaa
- the GDPD1 gene encoding lysophospholipase D GDPD1, producing the protein MSATLYVLSTLGGYVLTSALLLKCPGLLHRPKRQRFRCRHISHRGGAGENLENTMAAFHHAVNLGTDMLELDCHLTKDEQVVVSHDENLKRSTGVDVNISDLKYSELPPYLCKLDVTFQKESQCEGTDNRIPLLQEVFEAFPETPVNIDIKMNNDVLIRKVSELVSRYKREHLTVWGNVNYEIVCKCFKENSDIATIFCAQRVLLLLGLFYTGLLPFVPFKEEFFEIPMPSIILKLKEPEKMSKSQRFVIWLADTLLMRKALFDHLTARGIQVYIWVLNEEQEYKRAFDLGATGVMTDYPTKLKEFLHNYPA; encoded by the exons ATGTCGGCCACGCTCTACGTGCTCTCCACGCTGGGTGGATACGTCCTCACCTCCGCGCTTCTCCTCAagtgcccggggctgctccaTCGGCCCAAGCGGCAGCGCTTTCGCTGCCGGCACATCTCGCACCGCGGCg GTGCTGGAGAGAACCTGGAGAACACAATGGCAGCCTTTCACCA TGCTGTTAATTTGGGGACAGACATGCTAGAGCTGGATTGTCACCTGACAAAGGATGAGCAAGTGGTTGTGTCCCATGATGAGAACCTGAAGAGATCAACAGGAGTTGATGTCAACATCTCTGACCTCAAATACTCG gaactTCCACCCTATCTCTGCAAGTTGGATGTCACCTTTCAGAAAG AAAGTCAGTGTGAGGGGACAGACAACCGAATCCCACTGCTGCAGGAGGTGTTTGAGGCATTTCCAGAGACTCCTGTCAACATTGACATCAAAATGAACAATGATGTGCTGATCAGAAAG GTCTCAGAGCTGGTGAGTCGGTACAAGAGAGAGCACCTGACCGTGTGGGGCAATGTCAATTATGAGATTGTGTGCAAGTGTTTCAAGGAG AACTCTGACATTGCCACCATCTTCTGTGCCCAGCGTGTCCTCCTGCTCCTTGGCCTGTTCTACACTGGGCTGCTGCCCTTTGTTCCCTTCAAGGAGGAATTCTTTGAGATCCCCATGCCTTCCATCATCCTCAA GCTGAAAGAACCAGAGAAGATGTCAAAAAGCCAGAGATTTGTTATCTGGCTGGCTGACAC GCTGCTGATGAGGAAGGCACTGTTTGATCACCTCACAGCTCGAGGCATCCAG GTGTACATTTGGGTACTGAATGAAGAACAAGAATACAAGAGAGCATTTGATCTTGGAGCCACTGGAGTGATGACAGACTATCCAACAAAACTGAAGGAGTTCTTACATAATTACCCAGCATGA
- the PRR11 gene encoding proline-rich protein 11 isoform X2: MRRVGRPAESGAAIGWARRGERFESAAAGAERGPGDGAAPDTPGTPPQVCAVMARYKKCKRKRRSRAKFRVEKKRNAATPRGSVCPSPRSPAPLPLNSSPAPKCSHWPLALPSVKSVVRPLTTAASFLYWWCQSRVTQSFQVVKDTIFPSQVYLRELNTFREKLEKLESEFAKLQGALQMNSVAASPSESSLCQRCHKPVLSAAVGTQMDPPPSASMPVSIPPPPPPPPPPPPPPPPPPLPPPKLPPAPLLLQRGTASKLAAPVKKDGPVHITLKDLLNVKLKKTNSNLRMDKEQSPVKPRRALITVTDLQSVNLRPKSKPSPHAAKSLITSPKNQIDLRKHLKKVNIERSPGGTPLNSKENTECGSGLTPIMTRALRRKFQMAHPKSPSPARLSAANSFDEK, translated from the exons ATGCGGCGCGTGGGGAGGCCGGCAGAGAGCGGCGCTGCCATTGGCTGGGCCCGGCGCGGGGAGCGGTTTGAatcggcggcggcgggcgcggagcgCGGCCCGGGGGACGGGGCGGCCCCGGACACCCCCGGGACACCCCcacaggtgtgtgcag TAATGGCAAGGTACAAGAAATGCAAACGAAAACGAAGATCCCGAGCCAAATTTCGAgtggaaaagaagagaaatgctGCAACCCCCCGGGGCTCAGTTTGTCCCTCTCCACG GtcaccagctcctctccctctgaaCTCATCACCAGCCCCAAAGTGTTCCCACTGGCCTTTAGCCTTGCCCAGTGTAAAAAGTGTGGTCAGACCCTTGACAACAGCAGCATCATTTCTTTACTGGTGGTGCCAAAGCAGAGTTACACAG AGCTTTCAGGTGGTTAAAGACACCATATTTCCATCACAAGTCTACTTAAGGGAACTGAATACCTTCAGGGAGAAGCTGGAGAAGTTGGAAAGTGAATTTGCCAAGCTACAAGGAGCCCTGCAG ATGAACAGTGTGGCAGCTTCGCCTTCAGAAAGTTCCCTTTGCCAGAGGTGTCACAAGCCAgtcctgagtgctgctgtggggacacagatGGATCCTCCACCCTCAGCATCCATGCCTGTGtccatccctcctcctcctcctcctcctcctcctcctcctcctcctcctcctccaccgcCGCTGCCTCCACCCAAactgcctccagctcctctcctcctccaaCGGGGCACAGCCTCTAAACTG GCAGCACCAGTGAAAAAGGATGGGCCCGTGCACATCACCCTCAAAGACCTCCTGAATGTTAAACTGAAGAAGACAAACAGCAACCTGAGAATGGACAAG GAACAATCACCAGTGAAGCCACGCAGGGCATTAATTACAGTCACAGATCTACAGAGTGTTAATCTGAGACCTAAATCCAAGCCATCACCTCATGCTGCAAAATCTTTAAT taCCTCCCCTAAAAATCAGATTGATCTTCGGAAGCATCTGAAGAAAGTCAATATAGAAAG AAGTCCTGGTGGCACTCCTCTGAATAGCAAAGAAAACACTGAATGTGGCTCTGGGCTGACCCCAATCATGACACGGGCACTGCGGCGCAAGTTTCAG ATGGCTCACCCAAAGAGTCCCTCTCCTGCACGGCTGAGTGCTGCAAACAGCTTTGatgaaaagtaa